The Methanofollis sp. UBA420 DNA segment GAGCGGCGGCGCTGCACGGCGTCTCTTTTAGCTATTTTTATCTCTTCTAAAACCCCGCAGTCACAGGAATCTGCGGAGGTGCGTGTTCATGAGAGGAAAACAGATTAGGTTGGAACGTATTATGGATCGTAACACCGGCAGGACGATCATCGTCCCGATGGACCATGGTGTTACGGCCGGGCCCATGCCAGGGCTCATCGATATGGGACGGACCGTCGACCTCGTCGCCGAAGGCGGCGCAAACGCAGTGCTCGGCCACCTCGGCCTTCCCCTGTACGGCCACCGCCGGTGGGGGAGGGACATCGGGTTGATCCTCCACCTCTCGGCCTCGACGTCTGCAGGGCCGGACCCGAACGAGAAGGTGATCGTCAACACGGTCACGAACGCCCTGAAGATGGGTGCGGACGCGGTCTCGGTACACATCAATATCGGGGCTGCCTCTGAGGCAAAGATGCTCGCCGACCTCGGGAGGGTCGCGGTCGAGTGCATGGAGTGGGGGATGCCTCTCCTCGCGATGATGTACCCCCGCGGGCCGAAGATAGACGACGAGAAGAGCGTCGAGATGGTGAGTCTTGCCGCCCGCGCCGGCGCCGAACTCGGGGCCGACATCATCAAGACGGTGTACACCGGCGACCCCGACACCTTCAAGGAGGTGACCCTGGGGTGCCCGGTGCCGGTCGTCGTGGCCGGCGGGTCGAAGACGGACGACGCCGCGACTCTCGCCCTCATCGAGGGGGCGATGGAGGGCGGGGCCGCCGGGATATCGATCGGGAGGAATGCCTTCCAGCACCCGCACCCCGACCGCTTTGTCAGGGCGGCGGCGGCGATCGTGCACGGCGGCAGGAGTGCGGAAGAAGCGATGGAGATGATGAAGGAATGATTGGAAAGGCGATCAGGCTGGAGAGGATCATGGACCGGAACACCGGGAGGACTGTCATCGTCCCGATGGACCACGGTTTCACGATGGGGCAGATCGAGGGGCTGAAGAAGATGCCCGAGGCGGTCTCCGCCGTCTCCGAGGGCGGGGCGAACGCGATCGTGATGCACAAGGGGATGGTGAAGGCCGGTCACCGCGGCAAGGGCCGGGACATCGGGCTCATCGTCCACCTCTCTGCCTCGACCTCCCTGAACCCTGACCCCGACGACAAGGTGCTCGTCTGCACTGTCGAGGAGGCGGTCGCCCTCGGGGCCGACGCCGTCTCCATCCACATCAACCTCGGGGCGGTGCACGAGTCCAGGATGATCGAGGCCGCGGGCATGGTCTCGAAGGAGTGCATCCGCTGGGGTATGCCCCTCCTGGTGATGATCTACCCGCGGGGCAAGGGGATAGACCCGCGGTCGCCGTCGGCCGTCGGCCACTGCGTGCGTGTCGCCGAGGAGATCGGCGCCGACCTGATCAAGACGAGTTACACCGGCGACCCCGCCTCCTTCGCGGAGATCTGCGCCGCCTGCTCTGTCCCTGTCCTCATCGCGGGCGGTGAGAAGGCCGGCGACCTCGCCACCCTGACGGCGATCAGGGACGCGGTCGGTGCCGGGGCGGCAGGCGTCGCCATCGGGAGGAACGCTTTCCAGCGCGACGACCCGGCAGCCTTTGTCAGGGCGCTCTGCAAGGTCGTCCACGGCGGCGCCGATCCGAAGGACGCCCTGGAGGGGAGATGAAACGGTTCTGGGTTGACGTGCGGCCGTGGCGAAAGGAGATCGCCACGGCGGCGATCGAGGCCGGGGCCGATGCCCTGGTGGTGGAGAAGGCCGGCGATGCCCGCGCCCTCGGGCGGATCGCCGCGGTCGCCCCTGACGGCGACCTGGTGCCGGGCGCGGACGTCGTCTTCGCTGCGGTGACGCCCGACACACCGCTCCCGCAGGCAAAAGGCGCCCTCCTTGTCGTCTCCACCTCTGACTGGACGGTGATCCCCCTCGAAAACCTGGTCGCCGCATCCGAGGAGGTCTTCGCCGTGGTCAGGAATGCCGACGAGGCGAAACTCGCCCTCGGCATCCTGGAAAAGGGGGTCGCCGGCGTCGTGCTCAAGACCGACGAACCCGCGGAGGTCGGCAGGGTGGCGGCCGTCGTGCAGGCGGCGATGCCGGCCCTCGCCCTCTCTCCCTTCACGGTCACGCGGGTCCGCCCCGTCGGGATGGGCGACCGCGCCTGTATCGACACCTGCTCCCTCCTTGCCGAGGGGCAGGGGATGCTCGTCGGCAATACCTCGTCGGGATTCCTCCTCGTCCTTGCCGAGACGGCCGAGAACCCGTACGTCTCGCCGCGGCCCTTCCGGGTGAACGCGGGCGCTGTCCATGCCTACCTCCTCGGCCCTGACGGGAAGACCGCCTACCTCTCCGAGGTGCGTGCCGGGGACGCCGTCCTCGTCGCCGACGGTGCCGGCGCCACGGCCGGGGCCGCGGTCGGCCGGGTGAAGATCGAGCGCCGCCCCCTCCTCCTCGTCGAGGCGGAGGGAAAGAGCGGGGAGAAGGCCGGTCTCGTCCTCCAGAACGCGGAGACGGTCCGGCTGATGGGGCCCGACGGCCCCGTCTCTGTCGCCGCCCTGAAGGAGGGCGACCGCGTCCTCGGCCTCTCCCTCTCCGGCGGCCGGCACTTCGGCATGGCCGTCGAAGAGACGATCACGGAGACCTGAGATGCGCATCGGGATCATCGGCGGGAGGGGCGGGATGGGCACTCTCTTCTCCCGGATCTTCTCAGACGCCGGCCACGAGGTGCTCGTCTCGGGCCGGGCGACTCCTCTCTCGAATGCCGACCTTGTACGAGCCTGTGAGGTCGTCATCGTCTCCGTCCCGATCCGGAGCACGGTCCCGGTGATCAGGGAGATCGCCCCTCTCCTCTCCGGGGACCAGCTCCTCTGCGACTTCACCTCCCTCAAGGCGGCGTCCGTGGCGGCGATGCTGGAGACGAGGGCCGACGTCCTCGGCCTCCACCCGATGTTCGGGCCGTCTGTGGCCTCCCTGCAGAACCAGACGGTCGTCGCCTGCCCGGTGCGGGTCGCCCCGGCGCGTGCCGACGAGGTCCTTGCGGTCTTCAGGGAGGCAGGGGCGAAGGTGACGACGATGGACCCCCTGGAGCACGACAGGCTGATGGCTGTGGTCCAGGGCCTCACCCACTTCACCACTCTCTCCCTTGCCGGGGCGATGCGACGCCTCTCGGTGGACCTCCCGGCCCTTCTCTCTGTCACGAGTCCTGTCTACCAGATCGAGATGGCGGTGATCGGGCGGATACTCGGGCAGGACCCCGGACTGTACGGCCCGATCCTGGGGGAGAACCCTGCCGTCCCCGAAGTCCTCGACGCCTTCGCGGCCGCCGCGGCCGAGGTCCGTAGGGCGGTGGAGAGCGGAGACGACGACGCGTTCGCCCGCCTCTTCAACAAGGACGCCGCCTTCTTTGCCGACTACATCCCGCATGCGACCGAAGACTCGGAGGCTCTGATACGATGCCTGGCAGAAAAGTGAGGCTTGCGGCCCTCGGGCCGGAGGGCACCTTCTCCCATGCCCTTGCCCGGCACCTCGCCGACGAGGTCGTGCTCCTCCCGACCATCGGCGCCGTCTTCGCGCATGTCGCCGCGGGAAAGGGCGACGGCCTCGTCCCTATCGAGAACAGCGAGGCGGGGGGCGTCGGCCCCGCCCTCGACGGCCTGCTGCGCAATCCCGTCTTCATCACCGCGGAGGTGTACGTGCCGATCAGGTTCCACCTCGCCTCTTTCGTGAAAATCACGGAGATCGACACCATCTACGCCCACCCGCAGGCCCATGAGCAGTGTTCGGGCCGTGTCGACGCCCTCGGCGTGCCTGTGGTCCACACACCCTCGAACGCGGCGAGCGCCCGGGCTGTACGGCCGGGCACGGCAGCGGCGGCGGTCACCACAGCAGAGGCCGCCGCACTGTGCGGGATCCCCGTCGTCGCCGGCAATGTCCAGGACGCGGAGGAGAACACGACACGCTTCGTCGTCATCTCGACAGAGCCGTACCAGGGCCGTGATGCCGGGAAGTGCTCCGTCCTCCTCGACCCGAAGGCCGACCGGGCCGGCCTCCTCGCCGACCTGCTTGCGGTCTTCGCGCGTCTGGGGATCAACCTGACCCGGATTGAGTCCAGGCCCGCAAAGAGGGGGATGGGGCGGTACGTCTTCTTCATCGACGGGGAAGCCGGGCCTGCATGGGTCGGGGCCGTTGCCGACCTCTCCTCTCTCGCGGTCGTGAAGGAGTTCGGGTGCTACCCGCGCCTGGAGGCGGCAGGATGGAGGTGACCCTCTCCCGCCGCCGGGGCGTCGACGTCACCGTCACGGCCCCACCCTCGAAGAGCCTCACCCACCGCGCCCTCGTCGCCGCCGCCCTCGCGGAGGGGGAGTCCCGCATCCTCCGTCCCCTCAGGTCAGGGGACACGGCCAGGACGCGGGAGGGCCTCGCCGCCCTCGGCATCAGGACAACAGACGACGGCGACGCCGTCCTCGTCCGCGGCTGTGGAGGCGTCCTCCCCCTTGCAGGCCCCGCCACAGTGGACGCCGGCGACTCGGGGACGAGTCTCCGTTTCCTCGCCGGCCTGGCCACCCTATCCCCCTGGCCTGTCACCCTCACCGGGAGTCTGCGTATGCAGGAGAGGCCTGTCGGCCCCCTCGGCGACGCCATCGCCGCCCTCGGCGGGAGTGTCGCCTATGAGAAGACGCCGGGTTGTCCCCCGGTGACGGTCACGGGGCCTGTTCGGGGCGGCGCCGCCGCGATGCGGGGCGACGTCTCCAGCCAGTTCATCTCGGCCCTCCTGATCGCCGCCCCCTGCTATGCGGAGGGCCTCGACCTCTCTCTCACCACCCCGCCGGTCTCGGCGTCGTACCTCGACCTGACGGCCGCGGTGATGGGGGCCTTCGGCGTTCCCGTGGAGAGGGAGGGGGAGGACCGTTTCATCGTGAGGCCGGGCCTGTACAGGGGCCGTCCCTATTCGGTCGAGGGCGACTGGTCCTCGGCCTCGTACTTCTTTGCCATCGCCGCCGTCTGCGGCGGGCGGGTGGCGGTGCGGAACCTCGACCTCGCCTCTCTCCAGGGCGACCGCCTCTTCCTCGACGCCCTTGTGAGGATGGGCTGCCGAGTCCATGCCGACGGAGACGCTGTCGTCCTCGAGTCGGACGGCGACCTCGACGGGATCGCGATCGACATGGCCGCCTCGCCGGACACCGTCCAGACCCTCGCGGCGGTGGCGGCCTTTGCCCGCGGGCCGACGACGATCACCGGCATCGCCCACCTCAGGTACAAGGAGAGCGACCGGGTCGCGGCGGTCGTTCGGGTATTGCGTGGCCTCGGCAGCCGCGTGGCCGTCGAGGAGGACGCACTGACCATCACCCCCGCACCGCTGTGGGGCGGCATCGTGGACCCGGCGAACGACCACAGGACGGCGATGAGTGCGGCCGTGATCGGCCTCGGCGCTGGAAACGTGAAGATTCTCCATGCAGAATGCGTGGACAAGTCCTTCCCCGGTTTCTGGGATTCTCTGCAGGGGGCGGGGCTGCTGTGAAGGTCGTCCTGATCGGCTACCGCGGCACGGGCAAGACGACGGTCGGAAAGATGGTGGCGCGACGCCTCTCTCTCCCCTTCCTGGACACCGACGCCCTCGTCGAGGAGATGACCGGGATCTCGATCCCGGCGATCTTCGCCAACGCGGGGGAGGCGGCCTTCCGCTCCCTGGAGAGGGAGGTGATCGCCGGCCTTGCCGATTTTTCCGGCGTCATCGCCACGGGCGGCGGCGCTGTCCTGGACCCGGAGAATGTCCGCGCCCTCCGGAAGGGAGGAACCGTCGTCCTCCTGGAGGCGGACCCGGAGGAGGTCATCACGCGGATCGCGGGCTCGGACCGTCCCTCCCTCACCGGCCTTCAGCCTGAGGAGGAGGTGCGGGCCCTCCTCCGGACGCGGCGGCCCTTCTACCTTGCGGCCGCAGACATCTGTATCAGGAGCGGTGGCCAAAGTCCCGACGTGGTCGCAGACGAGATCATCGCCAACCTTGCTGGGCGGCCAGGCCCCATCTCTCTCCCTGAAGGCTTTGCCCTCCCCTCCGGCGAGACGGAACGCCTCGCCGCCCTCGGCCCGGCGACCGGCCTGTACGGGATAGCCGGTCACCCGGCTCTCCACAGCAGAAGCCCCATCCTGTACAATGCCCTTTTTGCGAGATTCGGCATGGGCGCCGCGTACACCTTCTTCGACCACCCTGACTTCGGGGCGGTCCTCGATACCGCCCGCTCCCTCGGCGTCCGCGGCCTCTCGGTCACCATCCCCCACAAGGAGGCGGCCCTTGCGGCCGCGGACGAGGCCGACAGGCACGCGGCGGCGATCGGCGCCGCCAACACCCTCGTCCTCTGCGGGGATCATGTCAGGGCCTCGAACACCGACTGGATCGGCGTGCGCCGCCCCCTCGAAGGAGTCGCCGCGGAGAGGGCCGTCGTCCTCGGTGCGGGCGGTGCGGCCGCCGCGGCGGTCTATGCCCTCCTGAGTCTGGAGTACGGGGTGACTGTCCTTGCCCGCGACGCCGGGAAGGCAGAGGCCCTTGCCGCCCGCTTCGGCTGCGAGTCAGGGGCGATCCGCGACATCGGCAGCTTCCGCCCCGAGGTCGTCGTCCACGCCACGCCTGTCGGCATGGCGGGCGACCCCCGCTCCCTCCTCGCGCCCGAAGACCTGCGGCCCGGCACGACGGTCTTCGACCTCGTCTACACGCCGAAGGAGACACTCCTCCTCAGGACGGCGGCGGCCCGCGGCTGCCGCACCATCCCGGGGACCGAGATGTTTGTGTACCAGGCCTGCGAACAGTTCCTCCATATGACCGGGATCAGGGTGGAGGACAGGGCCGTGCGGGAGGTGCTCGGGGAATGAACACCTTCGGGCGGTTTTTCAGGGTGACGACCTTCGGTGAGAGCCACGGCCCCGCGATCGGCGCCGTCATCGACGGCGTCCCGCCTGGCCTCCCCCTCTCTGCGGGGGACATTCAGCCGATGCTCGACCGCCGCCGCCCCGGCGGCCCCCTCGCCTCGCCGCGGAAGGAACCCGACGCCGTCGAGATCCTCTCCGGCGTCTTCGAGGGGAGGACCGCCGGCACGCCCCTTGCCCTGCTGATCAGGAACAGGGACGTGCGGAGCGGCGACTACGACGCCCTCCGCGATGCCTTCCGCCCCGGCCACGCAGACTATACGTACCTCCGGAAGTACGGCCTCCGTGACCACCGGGGCGGCGGCCGGAGTTCGGGCCGGGAGACGGCGGCACGGGTCGCGGCCGGCGCGGTGGCGGTGCTCGTCCTGAAGACGCACGGGATCGCGGTCGCCGGGTCTGTCCGCGAGGTGCACGGAAAGACAGACCCCGCCGAGATGGAGGCCGAGGTGCGGTCGGCCGCCGCGGCCGGCGACTCTGTCGGCGGCATCGTGGAGGTCCGGGCCTCGGGCGTCCCGCCCGGCCTCGGGAGTCCGGTCTTTTGCAAACTCGACGCCGCCATCGCCGGGGCGATGATGGGGATCGGGGCGGTGAAGGGCGTCGAGATCGGCGAGGGCTTTGCCGCCGCACGTCTCTATGGCTCGGAGAACAACGACGCCATGGACGCCTCCGGCTTCCTCTCCAACCATGCCGGCGGAGTCCTCGGCGGCATCTCGACAGGCCAGGAGATCGTCGTCTGCCTTGCTGTGAAGCCGACGCCCTCCATCGCCCTCCCCCAGAGGACCGTGGACATCCGTGGCGAGGAAAGGGAGATCGTCATCGCCGGACGGCACGACCCCTGCATCGCCTTCCGTCTCGTCCCGGTCGCGGAGGCGATGCTCGCCCTGGTGCTTGTCGATGCGGTGCTGGAGCAGGCGGCATATGGCGGGCCGGCCCGGGATTAATCTTTTTTTGACCGTCTCCTCTCGCTCCGCCCCCGGATTGAGGTGATGCCCGGTAGAATCGTCTGTTATTCGGCCATATGCTCGGGGAATCCTCTAAATAATCCTAAATTATACGGGTAAATCTCAATATTGGAATTTATAGCCACATTATCTTTAAAACTGTTTAACTAGCATATCTGCGATATGTTTTTGATGGAGTCTGTGGTATGACCCGCCAGAATCTTCTCGTCGGATTGATCGTCGGCGTTCTCGCCCTGATCATCATTGCGGCAGCGCTTGTGAGCCTATTCCCCTCCGGTGAGACGAAATCGGCATCCGGGGAGACGGGCCCTGCGTCCGTGGCATTCTCGCAGGACGACATGAAGGCCCTTGCAGTGGATATTGCGGCCAGGATCGACGGCGACGCCATGGCGGCGCTTCAGCCGGGAGATGAAAACACAACGGCGTTCATCGCCATCCGCGACCAGCTTGATGCCGTCCGGGCGTCCAACCCCAACATTGTCTACATCGGTACGATGCGAAAAACTGTGAATGCCACCGAGTACGTCGTGGATACAAACTACGGCAGCAATAGTTATGCGACTGCGATCGGCGATGTGTACGTCCCGACGGAGAATGACACCGTGTTTCTCGCCGGCTTTGTGGAACCCTCCGCTGAAACGTACACTGGCATCTCCGGGTACGCTCCTGTCAGGAACTCCAGCGGTACCGTCGTCGGGCTGGTGGGTATCGACACGTGGAGCGCGGTCGCGCCGGCCGACATGAAGGCCCTTGCCGCGGATACTGCGGCCAGGATCGACGGCGACGCCATGGCGGCGCTTCAGCCGGGAGATGAAAACACAACGGCGTTCATCGCCATCCGGGACCAGCTCGATGCCGTCCGGGCGTCCAACAACAACATCACCTACGCCTATACGATGCGGAAAGCGGGGGATGCCATCGAGTATGTCGTGGATGTGGAATATGGCAGCAGCAAGTATGCAGCTGCGATCGGCGATCCGTACACCCTGAGTGCTGTGGACGCCGTCATCCTCACCGGCTTCGTGAAGCCCTGCGCCGGGACGTACACCGACACCGTTGCGTACGCGCCCGTCAAAAACTCCAGCGGCGCCTTCGTCGGTCTGGTGGGCGTCGATGCGATGGTCGCCGCCATGCAGGATGTTTGAAGACCATTGCAGCGGTGAGTGCGGCAGGGAGATGAATATTCCCCGGCGTCCTCACCCTCCTCTCTTTTTCTGTCCCGTGGGGGGCCGGGCGAGCGGGAGAAAGTGATGGTGACGGCGATCCCGCCTCCCTTCCTTCTTTCCTCGAAAAAATGTTCACCTGTACGCGAGCAACTCCTGCAGCTGCTCCAGTTCCCTGATGTCGTACTGCCCCTCTGCCGTGGGGGTGCCGATGTGGCAGTAGACCGTCTCCGACCCGAAGAAGGGGAGGAAGGTGCGGGCGTACCTGAACTCCCCGCCCATGACGGTCGTGATGATGGGCTTCTCCGCGTCGAGGGTGAAGGAGAGGAGGTCGAGGAGGTCGTGCGCGGACGCCGGGGTGACGGCGATCTTCGGGATGTCGCCGTACGACCTGAGGTCCCGCTCGATAGCCAGGAGGTCGTCGGGAGAGGGCATGTACCTGATATGCGCCGAGGCGATGCTCGCCCTGGTGCTTGTTGATGCGGTGCTGGAGCAGGAGATGTATGGCGGGCTTTCCGGACGGATCTCCGAATAATCAGATCATCTCATTTTTTGGGGCGTGATCGGCACCCGATCGCAGGAAGGTCAGGCAGATGCCCTGCCAGAATCCCGGCTAATCGCCTGGTCCTTGTTCTCTTTCTTGAGAATGTCCGGGATATCCGGCATGAGGCGGTAATATGTACCCCTGCCGTTTCTGAACGATTCGACAACACCGTCGAAGTCGAGCCGTCTCATATGCCAGGAGACCGCCGGCCGGGAGATGCCGATTGCATCCGCGATCTCGGACTGCGAGAGTTCGGGCGTGTCGAGAAGAAGAAAAAGGATCTCTCTCTCTGTGGAGTTCTGCATATGGAGGAGAGTGTACTCTTTATCTGCGGTGTTATCGTCGGTAGCGATGAAGAAACCGACATTGCCCCTGTTCTGTACTTTTTTGATCATCCCTCCCGCTTGCAGGCGGGAGATATGATATGCGACCGTCCCGCGGCTGATCCCGGTTATCCCTGCTATCCGCGAGGCGGAGATGCCCGGCTGGTCCCTGATGCACGCATGGATCTTTTTCCTGTTCTCGGGGACCGTGGGGGGGGCGATCCGGTAGCCCAGGTATGCCAGGAGACCGGAAGAATAGATCAATTCTGCGGGGAACGCGAGGAGGGGACAATTGATCAGAATAAAATAACTGATGATCTGCAGCGGTGGGCCCTGCCAGATTGGGACGAACTCTTCGTCGTCCACATTGATCATATCGGCAGGCAGTTCTTCCGGCCCCGGCTCGAAGGCAATCTTTGCCGTTGCCGGATTCAGAAAGAGGAGCAGGACGAGTATGCCTGTAAAGAAAATGGTGGATGTCTTTTGCATCACGCAACCCTCGCGGATGATCAGAGGTGTCTCGTCAGGAATATAATACATTCAGGGTGTATGCATCTCCTCCTTCAGGCACAGAGTCGCCGTGGATATAGAATTTCCATATGCCCGCTGGAAGAGACGACGAATCTGATGTTATAAGCGAGATCTTTTCGTTGATCGTCCCGTCGACACCGTCCAAGTGTGGCCCGTACTGATCACCGTCAGGTGTATAGATAGTCAGGGAGACTGAGTCCGTGCTGGAGTGCGGGTGACCGCTCCAGTCGAGATTAACATTGATCCTTTTCGTGCCTGTGGGGATGTTCTTATTTATAACATCAGTCTCGCCGGGGTAGATCCGCCCGCCGATCGACTGGATGACATTGCCGAGTCCGGCGATGTCGTTCCGGTCGTCGTCGGGGGAGACGATGATCCTGTCGGCGTATCCTGCATCGCCGGTTGCTGCCG contains these protein-coding regions:
- a CDS encoding 2-amino-3,7-dideoxy-D-threo-hept-6-ulosonate synthase — encoded protein: MRGKQIRLERIMDRNTGRTIIVPMDHGVTAGPMPGLIDMGRTVDLVAEGGANAVLGHLGLPLYGHRRWGRDIGLILHLSASTSAGPDPNEKVIVNTVTNALKMGADAVSVHINIGAASEAKMLADLGRVAVECMEWGMPLLAMMYPRGPKIDDEKSVEMVSLAARAGAELGADIIKTVYTGDPDTFKEVTLGCPVPVVVAGGSKTDDAATLALIEGAMEGGAAGISIGRNAFQHPHPDRFVRAAAAIVHGGRSAEEAMEMMKE
- a CDS encoding 2-amino-3,7-dideoxy-D-threo-hept-6-ulosonate synthase, which encodes MIGKAIRLERIMDRNTGRTVIVPMDHGFTMGQIEGLKKMPEAVSAVSEGGANAIVMHKGMVKAGHRGKGRDIGLIVHLSASTSLNPDPDDKVLVCTVEEAVALGADAVSIHINLGAVHESRMIEAAGMVSKECIRWGMPLLVMIYPRGKGIDPRSPSAVGHCVRVAEEIGADLIKTSYTGDPASFAEICAACSVPVLIAGGEKAGDLATLTAIRDAVGAGAAGVAIGRNAFQRDDPAAFVRALCKVVHGGADPKDALEGR
- a CDS encoding 3-dehydroquinate synthase II, whose amino-acid sequence is MKRFWVDVRPWRKEIATAAIEAGADALVVEKAGDARALGRIAAVAPDGDLVPGADVVFAAVTPDTPLPQAKGALLVVSTSDWTVIPLENLVAASEEVFAVVRNADEAKLALGILEKGVAGVVLKTDEPAEVGRVAAVVQAAMPALALSPFTVTRVRPVGMGDRACIDTCSLLAEGQGMLVGNTSSGFLLVLAETAENPYVSPRPFRVNAGAVHAYLLGPDGKTAYLSEVRAGDAVLVADGAGATAGAAVGRVKIERRPLLLVEAEGKSGEKAGLVLQNAETVRLMGPDGPVSVAALKEGDRVLGLSLSGGRHFGMAVEETITET
- a CDS encoding prephenate dehydrogenase/arogenate dehydrogenase family protein → MRIGIIGGRGGMGTLFSRIFSDAGHEVLVSGRATPLSNADLVRACEVVIVSVPIRSTVPVIREIAPLLSGDQLLCDFTSLKAASVAAMLETRADVLGLHPMFGPSVASLQNQTVVACPVRVAPARADEVLAVFREAGAKVTTMDPLEHDRLMAVVQGLTHFTTLSLAGAMRRLSVDLPALLSVTSPVYQIEMAVIGRILGQDPGLYGPILGENPAVPEVLDAFAAAAAEVRRAVESGDDDAFARLFNKDAAFFADYIPHATEDSEALIRCLAEK
- a CDS encoding prephenate dehydratase, which gives rise to MPGRKVRLAALGPEGTFSHALARHLADEVVLLPTIGAVFAHVAAGKGDGLVPIENSEAGGVGPALDGLLRNPVFITAEVYVPIRFHLASFVKITEIDTIYAHPQAHEQCSGRVDALGVPVVHTPSNAASARAVRPGTAAAAVTTAEAAALCGIPVVAGNVQDAEENTTRFVVISTEPYQGRDAGKCSVLLDPKADRAGLLADLLAVFARLGINLTRIESRPAKRGMGRYVFFIDGEAGPAWVGAVADLSSLAVVKEFGCYPRLEAAGWR
- the aroA gene encoding 3-phosphoshikimate 1-carboxyvinyltransferase → MEVTLSRRRGVDVTVTAPPSKSLTHRALVAAALAEGESRILRPLRSGDTARTREGLAALGIRTTDDGDAVLVRGCGGVLPLAGPATVDAGDSGTSLRFLAGLATLSPWPVTLTGSLRMQERPVGPLGDAIAALGGSVAYEKTPGCPPVTVTGPVRGGAAAMRGDVSSQFISALLIAAPCYAEGLDLSLTTPPVSASYLDLTAAVMGAFGVPVEREGEDRFIVRPGLYRGRPYSVEGDWSSASYFFAIAAVCGGRVAVRNLDLASLQGDRLFLDALVRMGCRVHADGDAVVLESDGDLDGIAIDMAASPDTVQTLAAVAAFARGPTTITGIAHLRYKESDRVAAVVRVLRGLGSRVAVEEDALTITPAPLWGGIVDPANDHRTAMSAAVIGLGAGNVKILHAECVDKSFPGFWDSLQGAGLL
- a CDS encoding shikimate kinase, which codes for MKVVLIGYRGTGKTTVGKMVARRLSLPFLDTDALVEEMTGISIPAIFANAGEAAFRSLEREVIAGLADFSGVIATGGGAVLDPENVRALRKGGTVVLLEADPEEVITRIAGSDRPSLTGLQPEEEVRALLRTRRPFYLAAADICIRSGGQSPDVVADEIIANLAGRPGPISLPEGFALPSGETERLAALGPATGLYGIAGHPALHSRSPILYNALFARFGMGAAYTFFDHPDFGAVLDTARSLGVRGLSVTIPHKEAALAAADEADRHAAAIGAANTLVLCGDHVRASNTDWIGVRRPLEGVAAERAVVLGAGGAAAAAVYALLSLEYGVTVLARDAGKAEALAARFGCESGAIRDIGSFRPEVVVHATPVGMAGDPRSLLAPEDLRPGTTVFDLVYTPKETLLLRTAAARGCRTIPGTEMFVYQACEQFLHMTGIRVEDRAVREVLGE
- a CDS encoding chorismate synthase encodes the protein MNTFGRFFRVTTFGESHGPAIGAVIDGVPPGLPLSAGDIQPMLDRRRPGGPLASPRKEPDAVEILSGVFEGRTAGTPLALLIRNRDVRSGDYDALRDAFRPGHADYTYLRKYGLRDHRGGGRSSGRETAARVAAGAVAVLVLKTHGIAVAGSVREVHGKTDPAEMEAEVRSAAAAGDSVGGIVEVRASGVPPGLGSPVFCKLDAAIAGAMMGIGAVKGVEIGEGFAAARLYGSENNDAMDASGFLSNHAGGVLGGISTGQEIVVCLAVKPTPSIALPQRTVDIRGEEREIVIAGRHDPCIAFRLVPVAEAMLALVLVDAVLEQAAYGGPARD
- a CDS encoding type I 3-dehydroquinate dehydratase, which produces MPSPDDLLAIERDLRSYGDIPKIAVTPASAHDLLDLLSFTLDAEKPIITTVMGGEFRYARTFLPFFGSETVYCHIGTPTAEGQYDIRELEQLQELLAYR
- a CDS encoding winged helix-turn-helix transcriptional regulator, translated to MQKTSTIFFTGILVLLLFLNPATAKIAFEPGPEELPADMINVDDEEFVPIWQGPPLQIISYFILINCPLLAFPAELIYSSGLLAYLGYRIAPPTVPENRKKIHACIRDQPGISASRIAGITGISRGTVAYHISRLQAGGMIKKVQNRGNVGFFIATDDNTADKEYTLLHMQNSTEREILFLLLDTPELSQSEIADAIGISRPAVSWHMRRLDFDGVVESFRNGRGTYYRLMPDIPDILKKENKDQAISRDSGRASA